In Ignavibacteriales bacterium, the following are encoded in one genomic region:
- a CDS encoding T9SS type A sorting domain-containing protein — MFFQRLKNYRLYIILTISTTSIFSGLNGQTWIGNGPYHKNIKAITHSPNNQNILYAGAFGWGVFKSTDGGVTWINYRNGLTNAHIRSLLSLSDTVVFAGTNDGVYKTINGGISWTLSLSTVNSIRSIAYDKYSGNVYSASYGSGLFKTTDLGTTWTNITVHDPVTSETMPHLWSVAIYGRDSIYVGGSIADINQGGALFRSRNGGTNWVQLQWPTGIRSSVKSVAISSNKPDSSLIIGTAAQGVYKSTNAGTNWTEINAGATPNPILDLQINSVAFTEKYRYAGTDSLGKFYYRPIGDINNGWLSAAGLPGTQAPINDIDIHSLSKNNVYAATEGRGIYRSIDSGFTWQSSNNGMLGTGGRVLRINGNGNIIAGTDFGDGIWLSSDQTSSWVKTDTLKTSNSITSIEITNDNAVLYASSYGSGVFKSINGGHVWSVTDSTTINKFVRSLAVHPSNSNIVYAGTGNGIYKTVNGGLSWTSSSVGIPSLTSIRSLSLDHNNLNNIYAGSDSSYLFKSTDGGNSWVQITNVNGFLLQDRFIRTITIDNQLSNIIYVGSDSGRIYKSINSGAGWNLHYQLPVTHSVRSILQHPLYRNIFFVGTFGDGIFMSIDSGAHWTTYNTGLPDLEIYSIESDDADPLNLYVGTGSHGIFHTTYQNVNHPPKIDVIGSKVVLPGSLLNFSIFSSDPDGPIPTLSAANLPVGAIFFDSSNGHALFSWNPLQSQIGLYNLTIYASDGILLDSQKVSINVLDTTTSAMLDIPVEVGWNLISVPLNVGDFRKVALFPTANSPAFSYSNSYNLNDTLRIGHGYWLKFPNSNNMSIGGLKVVNDTIDVLPNWNIIGSLYHKIPIGNITPISPVTILTNYFGYSNGSGYARSDTIIPGKGYWVKVNQGGKIILSTPIGGLSKTSEKCLSYSETQSGNVSNMNRISFKNSQGERTLYFSFDNNTEGLERNSIPPNPPAGCFDVRYSTQRFAEIFTKDIQTIPINIVSDESVLNISWDVRDINVRYQINVIDGDNRFHEHKISGKGTTIIDLSNISRIYLSSHQTGDKQIADKFILEQNYPNPFNPATSIGYSIPRSARVQLNIINVAGQVVSTLVDDVQDQGYRTVQWDGQNQPSGVYFVILKAFDLETNQMLTRSSSKMLLIK; from the coding sequence ATGTTTTTTCAAAGATTAAAAAACTATCGTTTATATATTATTCTGACAATAAGCACCACTTCGATATTCTCAGGGTTGAATGGACAGACCTGGATTGGTAATGGACCTTATCATAAAAATATTAAAGCAATAACTCATTCTCCGAATAATCAGAATATATTGTATGCAGGTGCCTTCGGCTGGGGAGTTTTTAAAAGTACCGATGGTGGAGTTACATGGATTAATTATCGGAACGGTTTGACAAATGCTCACATCCGTTCACTCTTATCTCTTTCCGATACGGTTGTATTTGCAGGAACAAATGATGGAGTATACAAAACTATAAATGGTGGTATAAGCTGGACCTTATCGCTCTCAACAGTGAATTCAATCCGGAGTATCGCTTACGATAAATATTCCGGAAATGTGTATTCGGCTTCTTATGGAAGTGGTTTATTCAAGACTACCGATCTTGGCACCACATGGACGAATATAACCGTACACGATCCTGTAACATCAGAAACAATGCCACATTTATGGTCGGTGGCGATTTACGGACGTGACTCAATTTATGTCGGTGGATCTATAGCCGATATCAATCAGGGTGGGGCATTATTCAGATCGAGGAATGGGGGGACTAATTGGGTTCAACTGCAATGGCCCACCGGGATTAGAAGCAGTGTAAAATCAGTAGCCATCAGTTCCAATAAGCCAGATTCAAGTTTGATTATTGGCACTGCGGCTCAAGGAGTTTATAAGTCAACAAACGCAGGAACAAATTGGACAGAAATAAACGCTGGAGCTACTCCCAATCCGATTCTTGATTTGCAAATTAATTCAGTCGCATTCACAGAGAAATATAGATACGCCGGGACGGATTCATTGGGGAAGTTTTATTACCGACCGATTGGGGATATTAATAACGGCTGGTTATCGGCGGCAGGTTTACCTGGCACACAAGCCCCAATAAATGATATTGACATTCATTCGTTGTCAAAGAATAATGTTTACGCCGCAACAGAAGGAAGGGGGATATATCGTAGCATTGATTCTGGATTCACATGGCAGAGCAGTAATAATGGAATGCTAGGAACCGGTGGAAGAGTCCTCAGAATTAACGGTAATGGTAATATAATAGCTGGAACTGATTTTGGTGACGGAATCTGGTTGTCCTCAGATCAAACTTCGAGTTGGGTTAAAACCGATACATTAAAAACATCAAACTCGATTACCTCCATTGAAATAACCAATGATAATGCAGTTCTATATGCAAGTAGCTATGGTAGTGGAGTTTTTAAGAGCATAAACGGAGGGCATGTGTGGTCGGTTACCGATTCAACAACGATAAATAAATTTGTCAGAAGTCTTGCGGTTCATCCTTCAAATTCAAATATCGTTTATGCTGGAACTGGGAACGGAATTTATAAAACTGTTAATGGTGGATTGAGTTGGACATCGTCAAGTGTTGGAATACCGTCATTAACGTCAATTAGATCTTTGAGCTTAGATCATAATAATCTGAACAATATTTATGCTGGTTCAGATTCGAGTTATCTATTCAAATCTACCGACGGTGGAAATAGTTGGGTACAAATTACGAACGTTAACGGATTTCTTCTTCAGGATAGATTTATAAGGACTATCACCATTGATAACCAACTAAGCAATATCATATATGTTGGATCTGACAGCGGGCGAATTTATAAAAGCATAAATTCTGGCGCAGGGTGGAATTTACACTACCAGTTACCTGTTACCCATTCTGTAAGGTCTATTCTTCAGCATCCCCTTTATCGAAATATATTCTTCGTCGGAACGTTTGGTGACGGAATATTTATGAGTATTGATAGTGGAGCCCACTGGACCACATATAATACAGGATTGCCGGATTTAGAAATCTACTCAATTGAAAGCGATGATGCGGATCCATTAAATCTTTATGTCGGTACAGGTAGTCACGGTATTTTTCACACAACATATCAAAATGTAAATCATCCTCCCAAAATAGACGTAATAGGAAGTAAGGTTGTACTGCCCGGATCGTTGTTAAATTTTAGTATATTTTCATCTGATCCTGATGGTCCAATCCCAACCTTGAGTGCTGCGAATCTCCCGGTAGGTGCAATATTTTTCGATAGTTCGAATGGACACGCCTTATTTAGTTGGAATCCATTGCAATCACAAATTGGTCTGTATAACCTAACCATTTATGCGTCAGATGGAATTTTACTGGATAGTCAAAAAGTTTCAATAAATGTTTTGGATACAACTACATCGGCAATGTTGGATATACCGGTCGAAGTTGGATGGAATCTTATCTCAGTTCCATTGAATGTTGGTGATTTTCGTAAAGTAGCATTATTCCCCACAGCGAATTCACCCGCTTTTTCATATTCCAATAGCTACAATCTCAACGATACTTTACGGATAGGACACGGATATTGGTTAAAATTTCCCAATTCAAATAATATGAGCATAGGTGGACTAAAAGTTGTTAATGATACAATAGACGTTCTGCCAAACTGGAATATCATTGGATCTTTGTATCATAAGATTCCGATCGGAAATATAACCCCTATATCTCCCGTAACAATTCTTACAAATTATTTCGGTTATTCGAATGGTTCAGGCTATGCACGGTCTGATACAATTATTCCCGGTAAGGGATATTGGGTTAAAGTCAACCAGGGCGGTAAAATTATCCTCTCAACTCCTATCGGTGGATTATCAAAGACCAGCGAAAAATGTTTATCCTATTCGGAAACACAAAGCGGCAACGTCTCTAACATGAATCGAATTAGTTTTAAAAATTCTCAGGGAGAAAGAACTTTATATTTTTCTTTCGATAATAATACCGAAGGATTAGAAAGAAATTCAATACCACCAAATCCACCCGCAGGATGTTTTGATGTAAGATATTCAACTCAACGGTTTGCAGAGATCTTCACAAAAGATATTCAAACTATTCCGATAAATATTGTTTCCGATGAGAGTGTGCTGAATATATCGTGGGATGTTAGAGATATAAACGTCAGATACCAAATTAATGTAATTGACGGTGATAATCGATTTCATGAGCATAAAATCTCAGGCAAGGGGACAACGATTATTGATTTATCCAACATCTCACGAATTTATCTTTCCTCACATCAAACAGGTGATAAGCAGATAGCGGATAAATTTATTTTGGAGCAGAATTATCCTAATCCATTTAATCCAGCAACTTCTATCGGCTATTCAATTCCCAGAAGTGCAAGGGTGCAATTAAATATCATCAATGTTGCAGGGCAAGTTGTTTCCACGTTAGTTGATGATGTGCAGGATCAAGGTTACAGAACGGTTCAATGGGACGGACAAAACCAACCGAGCGGAGTTTATTTTGTTATTCTTAAAGCTTTTGATTTGGAAACGAATCAAATGTTAACTCGGTCTTCAAGTAAAATGCTCTTAATAAAATAA
- the ggt gene encoding gamma-glutamyltransferase — protein MVVSADRLASEVGLSILKKGGNAVDAAVAIGFTLAVVFPEAGNIGGGGFMLIRENTGKSVVIDFRETSPKSAWRDMYLDSLNNVSKNSVRGVLSAGVPGTVAGLLKALKDYGTMSTGDVITPAIDIAENGFIVNRRLEEKILEYETDLRAYPSTIKAFFKNGNRYVAGDTLVQPDLAKTLRRIRNHGVDEFYAGETANMILNQMQNDGGLITKEDLKNYTPKIREPLRGSYRGYEIISIPPPSSGGVCLIEMLNILENYNLHAMGFHSSKSVHVISEAMKRVYSDRSEYLGDPEFTRVPTDILISKKYAVERSSDIDTMKSAISGSIKPGIVDMKDHPNTTHYAVIDSLGNCVSVTYTINDIFGSQVIVAGAGFFLNDEMDDFSSKPGIPNSYGLIGGYANSIEPRKRPLSSMTPTIVTKDGKPIMILGARGGSAIITSVLQTIINVIDFKMDISSAVNTFRFHHQWMPDTLFYEKFCLPIDVNQNLKIKGHNPCEKENYYGAVQAIMIDPEKKMIYANPDFREGGSAKGY, from the coding sequence ATGGTTGTTTCTGCCGACCGATTAGCATCGGAAGTAGGGCTTTCCATATTGAAAAAAGGTGGGAATGCAGTTGATGCGGCGGTAGCTATCGGCTTCACATTAGCGGTTGTTTTTCCGGAAGCCGGGAATATCGGCGGCGGAGGATTTATGCTTATCAGGGAGAATACCGGAAAATCGGTTGTCATCGATTTTCGGGAGACCTCACCGAAAAGCGCTTGGCGGGATATGTATCTCGATAGCCTCAATAATGTCTCAAAAAATTCTGTGAGAGGAGTTCTGTCTGCAGGTGTACCCGGTACTGTTGCAGGTTTATTGAAAGCCTTGAAAGATTACGGTACTATGAGCACCGGCGATGTAATAACCCCGGCTATCGACATCGCTGAAAATGGATTTATCGTCAATCGAAGGTTGGAGGAAAAAATACTTGAATATGAGACAGATTTAAGAGCATACCCTTCAACCATAAAAGCATTTTTTAAAAATGGAAATCGATACGTTGCGGGAGATACTTTAGTGCAGCCCGATCTGGCAAAAACATTAAGACGCATTAGAAATCACGGTGTTGATGAATTTTATGCCGGCGAAACTGCAAATATGATTCTTAATCAGATGCAAAATGATGGCGGTTTGATCACGAAGGAGGATCTGAAGAATTATACACCGAAGATCAGGGAACCACTTCGCGGATCTTATCGTGGATATGAAATTATCTCCATACCACCACCGAGTTCAGGTGGAGTATGTCTGATTGAGATGCTCAATATTCTGGAGAATTATAATCTTCACGCTATGGGGTTTCATTCCTCAAAATCGGTTCATGTCATAAGCGAAGCGATGAAGAGGGTATATTCAGATAGATCGGAATATTTAGGTGATCCTGAATTTACAAGAGTACCAACAGATATCCTGATATCAAAAAAATATGCGGTGGAAAGATCGTCAGATATTGACACGATGAAATCGGCTATATCTGGAAGTATTAAGCCCGGAATTGTTGATATGAAAGACCATCCAAATACCACTCATTATGCAGTGATTGATTCTTTGGGAAATTGTGTATCTGTAACTTACACGATCAATGATATATTTGGTAGTCAGGTGATAGTGGCTGGTGCCGGATTTTTTCTAAATGATGAGATGGACGATTTCAGTTCAAAACCAGGAATTCCGAATAGTTACGGATTGATTGGCGGATATGCTAATTCTATAGAGCCCCGGAAACGTCCTCTCAGTTCCATGACTCCGACAATTGTTACAAAAGACGGGAAACCGATAATGATTTTAGGAGCGCGAGGTGGATCGGCGATTATCACTTCAGTACTTCAAACCATAATTAACGTGATTGATTTTAAGATGGATATCTCAAGCGCTGTCAATACTTTTCGTTTTCATCACCAATGGATGCCTGATACATTATTTTATGAAAAATTCTGTTTACCGATTGATGTTAATCAGAATTTGAAAATTAAAGGTCATAATCCATGTGAAAAAGAAAATTACTATGGAGCAGTTCAGGCGATAATGATTGATCCGGAAAAGAAAATGATTTATGCGAACCCTGATTTCAGGGAGGGTGGATCTGCAAAAGGGTATTGA
- a CDS encoding single-stranded DNA-binding protein, producing MAGKSLNKVMLIGHLGKDPEVSYTASGVAVGKFSIATNESWKDQDGNLQERTEWHNIVVWRKLAEICGQYLKKGSKAYLEGRLQTRSWDDKNTGVKRYTTEIIADNLIMLDSKGQGGGEMDIPQREETAAPEKDDLPF from the coding sequence ATGGCAGGCAAGAGTTTAAATAAGGTCATGCTGATCGGACATTTGGGAAAAGATCCTGAAGTAAGCTACACTGCATCAGGTGTTGCAGTCGGAAAATTTTCGATCGCGACGAATGAAAGCTGGAAAGACCAGGATGGAAATTTGCAAGAACGAACAGAATGGCATAATATTGTTGTTTGGAGAAAGCTTGCAGAAATATGCGGTCAATATTTAAAAAAGGGTAGCAAAGCGTATCTCGAAGGCCGTTTGCAAACTCGTTCGTGGGATGATAAAAATACCGGAGTGAAGCGGTACACGACTGAAATTATTGCCGATAATTTGATAATGTTAGATTCAAAAGGGCAAGGCGGAGGAGAAATGGATATTCCTCAGCGAGAAGAAACCGCTGCTCCGGAAAAAGACGATCTTCCATTTTAA
- the pgsW gene encoding poly-gamma-glutamate system protein: MKWIEGKPSNTLLIALTLLSIAIFYVAEQTAQPERQPNFDKKLEASQLSLVALQTIKNHSENLGLKIDKQNDPYSTGIIGQENTLITSDRGVVTSKILSTNPNYAAVFVDMLIKAKIKKHSTVAVGMTGSFPAWNISFLAACKVMELQPIIISSVGASDWGANVPNLTWLDMEEILRQKGIFQFKSIAASIGGGSDNGRGLSPEGRNLIKDAIQRNNVRLISETALENNINARMEIYKSESKGKPIACYINIGGGVASVGGSQNSRLIPPGLTHHLAIKNFPVRAVINQMAEQGMPVINLLEVEKIALKYDFPVEVAETAPKLGEGTLFFKDRYSVSNTIMLTILLGLIVFVMIRIDVKHYLFKKKKIENKNI, translated from the coding sequence ATGAAATGGATTGAAGGAAAACCATCGAACACGTTGCTGATTGCACTTACGTTATTGTCGATTGCAATATTTTATGTGGCTGAACAAACAGCTCAACCCGAAAGACAACCTAATTTCGATAAAAAACTTGAAGCCTCTCAACTCTCGCTTGTAGCGCTTCAAACAATTAAAAACCATAGTGAAAATTTGGGACTTAAAATCGACAAGCAAAACGATCCGTATTCTACTGGAATTATTGGTCAAGAAAATACACTGATTACTTCAGACCGAGGAGTGGTAACTTCCAAGATTTTATCTACTAATCCAAATTATGCCGCGGTTTTTGTTGATATGTTGATAAAAGCAAAAATTAAAAAGCATAGTACAGTAGCAGTTGGTATGACAGGTTCATTCCCGGCATGGAATATTTCATTCTTGGCTGCTTGTAAAGTAATGGAGCTTCAGCCAATTATCATTTCTTCTGTTGGTGCATCTGATTGGGGCGCAAATGTTCCTAATCTAACCTGGCTTGATATGGAAGAAATATTAAGACAAAAAGGAATATTCCAATTCAAATCTATCGCAGCATCGATTGGAGGAGGATCAGACAATGGACGTGGACTCTCACCGGAGGGAAGAAATTTGATTAAAGATGCGATTCAGCGAAATAATGTACGATTGATTAGTGAAACTGCTCTTGAAAATAATATCAATGCCAGGATGGAGATATATAAATCGGAAAGTAAAGGTAAACCAATTGCTTGTTACATCAATATTGGAGGAGGAGTTGCTTCGGTTGGAGGATCTCAGAACTCGCGGTTAATACCACCGGGTTTAACACACCATCTTGCAATAAAAAACTTTCCTGTGCGTGCAGTGATAAATCAAATGGCTGAGCAAGGTATGCCGGTTATCAATTTACTGGAAGTGGAAAAGATTGCGCTAAAATATGATTTCCCTGTTGAAGTAGCCGAGACAGCGCCAAAGTTGGGAGAAGGTACTTTATTTTTCAAAGACAGATATTCGGTGTCAAACACAATTATGCTGACAATATTATTAGGGCTGATTGTTTTTGTCATGATCCGGATTGATGTTAAACATTATCTATTTAAAAAAAAGAAAATAGAAAATAAAAATATCTAA
- the pgsC gene encoding poly-gamma-glutamate biosynthesis protein PgsC translates to MYTEAAKDIIIQSVGVGLILSLIFTETLGLAAGGMVVPGYVALMLHHPLRIVGTILVSLLTFLAIKFLSNYMFIYGRRRTVMVILVGFLFGWLSREILVIQTNYLTVELQTIGLIIPGLIANWMERQGVVKTISTMIIAAIMIRLILMIITGGEVFLREDWII, encoded by the coding sequence TTGTATACTGAAGCCGCAAAAGATATAATTATCCAATCGGTAGGGGTTGGCTTAATTCTTAGTTTGATTTTCACTGAAACATTGGGGTTGGCAGCCGGAGGAATGGTTGTGCCGGGTTATGTAGCCCTGATGCTTCATCATCCGTTAAGGATTGTCGGAACAATATTGGTAAGCTTGTTGACATTCCTCGCGATAAAATTTCTTTCAAACTATATGTTCATATATGGACGAAGGCGAACTGTCATGGTGATCTTGGTTGGATTTTTATTCGGATGGTTATCGCGCGAAATATTGGTTATACAAACAAATTACCTGACAGTTGAACTGCAAACGATAGGTCTAATTATCCCCGGTTTAATCGCAAACTGGATGGAAAGACAAGGAGTCGTTAAAACCATCAGCACAATGATTATTGCTGCCATCATGATTAGACTTATTTTAATGATCATAACCGGAGGTGAGGTATTTCTACGAGAGGATTGGATCATATGA
- a CDS encoding NHL repeat-containing protein, producing MKRRRILFLLFVLVFSTISILCQNTPTSDRVFIKQLHDARFITISPGGIIYVYEKSRNAILKYSSAGESLATLSGFALSKNSFAEPTDICSPSDLDLFLSDYTNHRIIQYDRSLNVTAIWQSDNQYSSMNNIFRYPKSIDIDHLGKLYLIDGENNRIVKIGHSQKVERTFGGFDAGKGRLLNPKRIRVNNIGNIFVQDNNRIIVFDQLGNYISTIADDSVKSMISFCMYDNEIIVIDSCKLVKMRKEGVITSVKRLETIEDLKDYDEPVDIKYQNKILYLLSRKELIGIPVDILFK from the coding sequence ATGAAACGGAGGCGAATACTGTTTCTTTTATTTGTGTTGGTATTCTCAACTATCTCCATTCTTTGCCAAAATACGCCAACTTCTGACCGGGTATTTATTAAACAATTACATGATGCTCGATTTATCACAATCAGTCCGGGTGGGATTATTTATGTTTACGAAAAATCCCGGAATGCAATTTTAAAATATTCATCAGCGGGTGAATCGCTAGCCACTTTAAGCGGATTCGCTTTGAGTAAAAATAGTTTTGCAGAACCTACCGATATCTGTTCGCCCAGCGATCTGGATTTATTTCTTTCTGATTATACTAACCACCGGATTATCCAATATGACCGCTCTTTGAATGTAACCGCCATCTGGCAATCGGACAATCAATATTCATCAATGAATAATATATTCCGTTATCCTAAAAGTATCGATATTGATCATCTCGGTAAGTTATACCTTATCGATGGAGAAAATAATCGTATTGTAAAGATTGGTCATTCACAGAAAGTCGAGAGAACATTTGGTGGATTCGATGCAGGGAAAGGAAGGTTGTTGAATCCGAAAAGAATTCGTGTCAATAATATTGGAAACATTTTTGTTCAGGATAATAATCGGATAATCGTTTTCGATCAATTAGGTAATTATATTTCGACTATTGCTGATGATTCAGTTAAGAGTATGATATCATTTTGTATGTATGATAATGAGATAATAGTAATCGATAGTTGTAAGCTGGTAAAAATGAGAAAAGAAGGAGTTATTACCTCGGTTAAAAGATTAGAAACAATTGAAGATCTAAAGGATTATGATGAACCGGTCGATATAAAATATCAAAATAAGATTTTATACCTTTTATCACGTAAAGAACTCATTGGTATCCCGGTAGATATTTTATTCAAATGA
- the pgsB gene encoding poly-gamma-glutamate synthase PgsB translates to MIFAVGLLILLIGLGVWEFRTHQQKVKQIPIRIHVNGTRGKSSVTRLIAGGLRGGGIRTFAKTTGTKARMIHPDGSEIPITRVGKANIIEQLKIVDKALDEKVDALVIECMAVMPPNQMIAEHQMIHATTGVITNVRADHLDEMGPTIKDVAQSLSNTVPNNAVLFTSEKTYLPIFDDVGKKRNSQIRLVQSDKITDEMMRGFSYVEHKDNVALALAVCEHAGVSSTEALKGMHESLPDPGVLRIYKIHYFEKEIKFVNAFAANDPDSYLIIWDLLKSYISEEEKIVVIVNCRKDRIQRTESLAELIAKKLPADHFILVGEFTSALYNKAISLGLPAKSISDFSSNPPEEVFQHVVALTNSATTVLGVGNIVGFGEELLLHFTNKGKELVY, encoded by the coding sequence ATGATCTTTGCAGTCGGTCTTTTAATATTATTGATTGGGCTTGGAGTATGGGAATTCAGAACTCATCAACAAAAGGTTAAGCAGATACCGATAAGAATTCATGTTAACGGAACAAGGGGTAAATCTTCCGTGACTCGCTTAATCGCAGGGGGATTGAGAGGCGGTGGAATTAGAACATTCGCTAAAACTACAGGAACAAAAGCCCGCATGATTCATCCTGATGGTTCGGAAATTCCAATTACAAGGGTCGGCAAAGCAAATATTATTGAGCAATTAAAAATTGTGGATAAAGCTTTGGATGAAAAAGTAGATGCTCTCGTGATTGAGTGTATGGCAGTAATGCCCCCGAATCAAATGATTGCGGAACATCAGATGATTCACGCAACAACCGGAGTTATAACGAATGTTCGTGCCGATCATCTTGATGAGATGGGACCGACTATAAAGGATGTGGCGCAATCTCTATCAAACACGGTTCCGAATAATGCGGTTCTATTTACATCCGAGAAAACCTACTTACCGATTTTTGATGACGTTGGTAAAAAAAGAAATTCTCAAATACGATTAGTCCAATCTGATAAGATAACTGATGAAATGATGAGAGGATTTTCTTACGTTGAGCATAAAGATAATGTGGCATTGGCTTTAGCAGTCTGTGAACATGCCGGAGTATCGAGCACTGAAGCCTTGAAGGGGATGCACGAATCCTTACCTGATCCTGGTGTGTTGAGGATTTATAAAATTCATTATTTCGAAAAAGAGATAAAGTTTGTTAACGCCTTTGCCGCGAACGATCCTGATTCATATTTGATAATATGGGATCTCCTCAAAAGTTATATATCCGAAGAAGAAAAAATTGTAGTAATTGTAAATTGTCGAAAAGATCGAATCCAGAGGACCGAGAGTCTTGCTGAATTAATTGCTAAGAAATTACCTGCGGATCATTTTATATTAGTCGGTGAATTTACTTCTGCTTTGTATAATAAAGCAATTTCACTTGGCTTACCCGCAAAATCAATATCAGACTTCTCTTCAAATCCACCGGAGGAAGTATTTCAACACGTTGTTGCACTAACAAATTCAGCAACTACAGTCTTAGGCGTTGGCAACATCGTTGGTTTTGGCGAAGAACTATTACTTCATTTCACAAACAAAGGAAAAGAACTTGTATACTGA